In Chrysemys picta bellii isolate R12L10 chromosome 3, ASM1138683v2, whole genome shotgun sequence, a single genomic region encodes these proteins:
- the QRSL1 gene encoding glutamyl-tRNA(Gln) amidotransferase subunit A, mitochondrial isoform X2, with protein MLKGYIPPYSATVVQKLLDQGAVLLGKTNLDEFAMGSGSTDGIFGPVRNPWSYSRQYREKSVQNSHTENEDSNWLVTGGSSGGSAAAVSSFTCFAALGSDTGGSTRNPAAHCGVVGLKPTYGLISRHGLIPLVNSMDVPGILTRCVDDAAIVLGVLAGHDPKDSTTVQDPFKPFELTSFIDVSKLCIGIPKEYHAPGLSSETLALWSKAADLFENAGAKVIEVSLPHTRYSIVCYHVLCTAEVASNMARFDGLEYGHRSSMDKSTEVMYAATRREGFNDVVRGRILSGNYFLLKQNYETYFIKAQKVRRLIANDFVNVFRNGIDVLLTPTTLSDTIPYVEFIKEDNRTRSAQDDIFTQAANMAGLPAITVPTALSEKGLPIGLQFIGRAFQEQQLLTVAKWFENQVKFPMIQLQGMMDHGHTVCHHQKSAFFS; from the exons gttataTTCCACCTTACAGTGCTACCGTAGTTCAGAAGTTATTGGATCAGGGGGCTGTGCTTCTAGGAAAAACAAACCTAGATGAATTTGCAATGGG ATCTGGGAGCACAGATGGAATATTTGGACCAGTTAGAAACCCCTGGAGTTATTCAAGGCAGTACAGAGAAAAATCAGTGCAGAACTCCCATACTGAGAATGAAGACTCCAATTGGTTGGTAACAGGAGGAAGTTCAGGAGGTAGCGCTGCTGCAGTGTCTTCTTTCACATGCTTTGC GGCTttaggatcagatacaggagggtcCACCAGAAACCCAGCTGCTCACTGTGGAGTAGTAGGTTTAAAGCCAACCTATGGACTGATTTCTCGTCATGGTCTCATTCCACTAGTGAACTCCATGGATGTACCAGGAATTTTAACCAGATGCGTGGATGATGCAGCAATTGTATTGG GTGTGCTTGCAGGGCATGATCCTAAAGACTCTACTACTGTGCAGGACCCCTTTAAGCCGTTTGAACTAACCAGTTTTATAGATGTCAGCAAGCTCTGCATAGGAATACCAAAG GAATATCATGCACCAGGATTATCTAGTGAAACTCTGGCACTTTGGTCTAAAGCTGCTGACCTCTTTGAGAATGCAGGTGCCAAGGTGATTGAAGTGAGCCTACCCCACACACGTTATTCAATTGTATGCTATCATGTGCTGTGCACAGCAGAAGTAGCATCAAATATGGCCAGATTTGATGGACTAGAATATG GACACCGTTCCAGTATGGACAAGTCCACAGAAGTCATGTACGCTGCAACTCGACGAGAAGGGTTTAATGATGTTGTAAGAGGAAGAATTCTGTCAGGGAACTACTTTTTGTTAAAACA GAACTATGAGACTTATTTTATCAAGGCCCAAAAAGTGAGACGACTCATTGCCAATGACTTTGTGAATGTTTTCCGTAATGGTATTGATGTTTTGCTCACTCCCACCACCCTAAGTGATACAATACCATACGTGGAGTTTATCAAAGAAGACAACAGAACCCGCAGTGCACAGGATGATATTTTTACACAGGCCGCAAACATGGCAG ggCTGCCAGCCATAACTGTTCCTACAGCACTTTCAGAGAAAGGTTTGCCAATTGGGCTTCAGTTTATTGGACGTGCATTCCAGGAGCAGCAGCTTCTTACTGTAGCTAAATGGTTTGAAAACCAAGTAAAATTCCCTATGATACAATTACAGGGAATGATGGATCATGGTCACACTGTCTGTCACCATCAGAAATCAGCCTTTTTTTCATAA